A genomic region of Leptolyngbya sp. NIES-2104 contains the following coding sequences:
- a CDS encoding transglutaminase family protein — translation MSIIYDLEHITTYRYRNPVTFGEHRAIFLPSSGYGGRILNYSLETNIPCKTRWMMDTLSNNVALLEFNEPAKELIVTYQVRGEHFGIPAIADFPLDLRAEEIPVQYTPDEWNDLSGFIRPHSEDPEGRLAAWTKRFVAGDQDNTLDVLQRMMDSINTTLTYQAREAEGTQNPAETLRLQSGTCRDYAWLMIEALRRLGLACRFVSGYLYDSALDGGDVGMTGSGATHAWMQVYLPGAGWRAYDPTNRITAGFDLIRVAIARHPGQVIPLSGSWFGESDDYLGMDVNVSIRKLGMVPEFEATPSVPMVVSQEGR, via the coding sequence ATGAGTATTATTTACGATTTAGAGCACATCACGACTTATCGGTATCGCAATCCTGTTACTTTTGGCGAACATCGAGCCATTTTCTTACCCAGTAGCGGCTACGGTGGACGGATCTTGAACTATTCGCTAGAGACGAACATTCCCTGCAAAACCCGCTGGATGATGGATACGCTCTCGAACAATGTGGCACTGCTGGAATTTAATGAACCTGCGAAAGAATTGATCGTGACCTATCAAGTTCGAGGAGAGCACTTTGGCATTCCTGCGATCGCAGATTTTCCCCTCGATCTCCGCGCTGAAGAAATCCCCGTCCAGTACACGCCCGACGAATGGAATGATCTTTCAGGCTTCATCCGTCCCCACAGCGAAGATCCAGAAGGTCGCCTTGCTGCTTGGACAAAACGCTTTGTTGCAGGCGATCAAGATAATACGCTGGATGTTCTGCAACGCATGATGGATAGCATTAATACAACCTTGACGTATCAAGCACGCGAAGCCGAAGGAACACAGAATCCAGCGGAAACTTTACGCTTACAGTCGGGAACTTGCCGAGATTATGCCTGGCTGATGATCGAAGCGTTACGCCGATTGGGGTTAGCGTGTCGGTTTGTTAGTGGCTACCTCTATGATTCGGCACTCGATGGCGGAGATGTTGGCATGACCGGATCGGGAGCGACTCATGCTTGGATGCAGGTTTACTTACCAGGAGCAGGGTGGAGAGCGTACGACCCGACGAATCGAATCACAGCAGGATTTGATCTGATTCGAGTTGCGATCGCACGTCATCCCGGACAAGTGATTCCCCTGTCTGGCTCTTGGTTTGGGGAATCGGATGATTATCTAGGAATGGATGTAAACGTTTCGATTCGCAAGCTGGGAATGGTGCCTGAATTTGAAGCAACACCCTCTGTTCCGATGGTTGTATCTCAAGAGGGACGATAG
- a CDS encoding allophycocyanin subunit alpha-B: MSVVSQVILQADDELRYPTSGELTGIREFFQTGEQRTRIAGILSESEKKIVEQASKQLWKKRPDFISPGGNAYGNRERALCLRDYGWYLRLVTYGVLSGSTDVIEKIGLIGAREMYNALGVPVPGMAEAIRCLKEASLGLLSEADAAEAAPYFDFIIQGMS; the protein is encoded by the coding sequence ATGAGCGTAGTTAGCCAAGTTATCCTACAAGCCGACGACGAGCTTCGTTATCCAACGAGCGGCGAACTTACCGGGATAAGAGAATTTTTTCAAACCGGAGAACAGCGGACTCGTATCGCTGGCATTCTGTCTGAGAGCGAAAAGAAAATTGTAGAACAAGCCAGCAAACAATTGTGGAAGAAGCGTCCTGACTTTATTTCTCCAGGCGGTAACGCTTACGGAAATCGAGAACGGGCGTTATGTCTGCGCGATTATGGCTGGTATTTGCGTTTGGTGACGTATGGGGTACTGTCTGGCAGTACAGACGTGATCGAGAAAATTGGTCTGATCGGAGCGCGGGAAATGTATAACGCGCTCGGTGTTCCGGTTCCGGGAATGGCTGAAGCAATCCGCTGTCTCAAAGAGGCTTCGTTGGGTCTGCTGAGTGAAGCAGATGCGGCTGAAGCGGCTCCGTATTTCGATTTCATTATTCAGGGAATGTCGTAG
- a CDS encoding DUF924 family protein encodes MNATEVLSFWFGDKLEMRKVWFVKNSDFDTEVRSRFLPLYEQAASDQFDGWIDSPESCLALIIVLDQFPRNMFRGTPRSFATDSKALKIAKRAIAQKFDQQVPPIQRFFFYLPLEHSENLDDQNESVRLYEQFRDSPELKETYDYAIRHRDVIERFERFPHRNQILDRPSTPEEIEFLKQPGSSF; translated from the coding sequence ATGAACGCTACTGAAGTTTTATCGTTTTGGTTCGGGGACAAGTTAGAGATGCGGAAAGTGTGGTTTGTCAAAAATTCGGACTTTGATACAGAAGTTCGATCGCGTTTTCTCCCCCTTTACGAGCAAGCCGCATCCGATCAATTCGATGGCTGGATCGATTCACCCGAAAGCTGTTTAGCGTTGATCATTGTGCTCGATCAGTTTCCGCGCAATATGTTTCGGGGAACTCCTCGATCGTTTGCCACTGATTCCAAAGCGTTGAAGATTGCGAAACGTGCGATCGCCCAAAAATTCGATCAACAAGTTCCCCCAATTCAGCGGTTCTTTTTCTACCTGCCGCTCGAACACAGTGAAAATCTGGATGACCAAAACGAATCTGTCCGGTTATATGAGCAATTTAGGGACAGCCCTGAATTAAAAGAAACTTACGATTACGCGATCCGACATCGAGATGTGATCGAACGATTTGAACGGTTTCCACACCGCAATCAAATTCTCGATCGACCCTCGACCCCGGAAGAAATCGAGTTTCTGAAGCAGCCTGGATCGTCGTTTTAA
- a CDS encoding esterase — MNIAAETIPTLEQINQTKSAIDAHIQSLNQNPDRRDGALPYYLFHEPGRPIRGTVMIFHGFSAKPHQMWRLADYLFQNGFNVYQPSIAGHALINPAKNWCQVDLKPEYAEPLKAKVQQDPVLQTFIRNFANNPAATKPGFMQRMSLMARLVMIEPQLLDIVKSMEMSDDPDFDRYFISSHLRYLTEAQARLTELDAMPGNLYTVGLSVGGAVALGLAASRPDRIRGVVAYAPLLKIYGEERRRYVNLAGPLDISESGWDPNLRFPIGCLTAADRFGSSVVLSDESVRSLFNIPSFLVLTENEDAADIDTTVDFYQRIGGEGEGHRFFLYPKEDLVPHPMVDPTEVSQNMSNRFWQSLYQETFRFLSSGRVNTSNLGNIEQDLNLPIVPSV, encoded by the coding sequence ATGAATATCGCCGCTGAAACGATCCCCACACTTGAGCAAATCAATCAGACTAAATCTGCGATCGATGCTCACATTCAATCTCTCAATCAAAATCCCGATCGTAGAGATGGTGCACTTCCGTATTATTTATTTCACGAACCCGGTCGCCCGATTCGCGGCACTGTGATGATTTTCCACGGATTTAGCGCCAAGCCTCATCAAATGTGGCGATTAGCGGATTACCTCTTTCAGAATGGGTTCAATGTGTATCAACCCTCGATCGCGGGACACGCTTTGATCAATCCCGCGAAAAACTGGTGTCAAGTCGATCTCAAACCTGAATATGCAGAACCGTTAAAAGCGAAAGTTCAACAAGATCCGGTGCTGCAAACATTTATCCGAAATTTTGCAAATAATCCAGCAGCGACAAAACCTGGATTCATGCAGCGGATGAGCTTAATGGCACGATTGGTCATGATTGAGCCGCAATTGCTCGACATTGTGAAATCGATGGAGATGAGTGACGATCCAGACTTCGATCGCTATTTCATTTCTTCCCATTTACGCTATCTCACCGAAGCTCAAGCCAGATTAACCGAACTCGATGCCATGCCCGGAAATCTTTACACGGTTGGGTTATCGGTTGGGGGTGCGGTGGCATTGGGATTAGCGGCATCACGTCCCGATCGCATTCGGGGAGTTGTCGCGTATGCGCCGCTACTGAAAATTTACGGTGAAGAGCGGCGGCGATATGTGAATCTGGCGGGTCCGTTAGACATTAGCGAGTCGGGGTGGGACCCGAATCTGAGATTTCCGATCGGATGCTTGACCGCTGCCGATCGCTTTGGAAGTAGCGTTGTATTGAGTGATGAATCGGTACGATCGCTCTTTAACATTCCATCTTTCTTAGTCCTGACTGAGAACGAAGATGCAGCGGATATTGATACCACGGTGGACTTTTATCAACGCATTGGCGGAGAAGGTGAAGGGCATCGATTCTTTCTGTATCCCAAAGAAGATCTGGTGCCGCATCCGATGGTTGATCCAACTGAAGTGAGTCAGAACATGAGCAATCGATTTTGGCAAAGCTTGTATCAGGAAACGTTTCGGTTCTTGAGTTCTGGACGGGTGAATACGAGCAATTTAGGCAACATTGAACAAGACTTGAATTTACCGATCGTGCCTTCGGTTTAA
- a CDS encoding ABC-F family ATP-binding cassette domain-containing protein, with protein MSVLTLRSVKKDFGIKEIVHDASFTLEAGEKVGLIGTNGSGKSTLLKMIGGLESIDSGELTKASGSRIIYLPQDPDLDPEKTVLEQVFVDSGEQMALVREYEQLSEQMAHGNSDAAMARLSQVTQKMDSLNAWELETKAKIVLSKLGIQDLSAQVKQLSGGYRKRIALATALLSEPDVLLMDEPTNHLDALSIEWLQSYLNRFRGALLLVTHDRYFLDRVTNRIIELDRGDLFSYNGSYSYYLEKKAAQEASEASSQRKHQGVLRRELEWLKRGAKARSTKQKARIDRVHEMQETEFKQSQTKVQISTAGRRIGKKVVELDHVTKGFGDRILIKDFTYNFNPEDRVGIIGGNGAGKSTLLNLITGRLEPDAGTIDTGSTIHFGYFDQHSEDLHVNENQRVIEYLKDVAELVRTADGEVITASQMLERFLFPPNQQYAPINKLSGGERRRLFLLRVLMSAPNVLILDEPTNDLDVQTLAVLEEYLEDFNGCVIVVSHDRYFLDRTVDKIFALEEGGNVREYPGNYSVYLDYKKDEEVAVEKPAESKPVAVKSVSNKPRKLSFKEKRELETLEVKIPELESEKSSIEQKLYRNPPSGFSEVQKLSEQLANLEEQIETSTIRWMELSEIDG; from the coding sequence ATGAGTGTTCTAACGCTACGATCGGTTAAAAAAGATTTCGGCATCAAGGAAATTGTGCACGATGCCAGTTTCACTCTAGAAGCAGGCGAGAAAGTCGGACTGATTGGCACAAATGGATCGGGTAAGTCAACGTTGCTGAAAATGATCGGCGGACTGGAATCGATCGATAGTGGTGAACTCACGAAAGCGTCTGGCAGCCGAATTATTTACTTACCGCAAGACCCTGATCTCGACCCAGAGAAAACCGTTCTAGAGCAGGTTTTCGTTGATAGCGGTGAACAGATGGCACTCGTGCGGGAGTATGAGCAACTTTCTGAACAGATGGCACACGGCAATTCAGACGCAGCAATGGCGCGATTGTCTCAAGTCACTCAGAAAATGGACTCGCTGAATGCTTGGGAATTAGAAACAAAAGCCAAAATTGTTTTAAGCAAGTTAGGAATTCAGGATCTGAGCGCTCAGGTGAAACAGTTATCAGGCGGCTATCGAAAGCGAATTGCACTCGCGACTGCATTGCTGTCAGAGCCTGATGTTTTGTTGATGGATGAGCCGACGAACCATTTAGATGCACTCTCGATCGAATGGTTGCAAAGCTATCTCAACCGATTTCGAGGCGCGTTGTTGTTGGTGACGCACGATCGCTATTTTCTCGATCGTGTGACAAATCGGATTATCGAACTCGATCGAGGCGATTTGTTCAGCTACAACGGCAGTTATTCCTACTATTTGGAAAAGAAAGCCGCTCAAGAAGCCTCTGAAGCGAGTTCACAGCGAAAACATCAAGGTGTTCTGAGACGAGAATTAGAATGGCTCAAACGAGGGGCAAAAGCTCGAAGCACTAAACAGAAAGCGAGAATCGATCGCGTTCATGAAATGCAGGAAACTGAGTTCAAACAATCTCAGACTAAGGTGCAAATCTCAACCGCAGGACGGCGCATTGGAAAGAAAGTTGTTGAATTGGATCATGTGACGAAAGGATTTGGCGATCGCATTTTGATCAAAGATTTCACCTACAATTTCAATCCCGAAGATCGCGTTGGAATTATCGGCGGAAATGGTGCAGGAAAGTCAACCTTACTGAATTTAATTACCGGAAGATTGGAGCCAGATGCTGGAACGATCGACACGGGTAGTACGATTCATTTCGGCTATTTTGATCAGCATTCTGAAGATCTCCACGTGAATGAGAATCAACGCGTAATCGAATACTTAAAAGATGTTGCAGAACTCGTTAGAACTGCGGATGGTGAAGTGATTACTGCTTCTCAAATGTTGGAGCGATTTCTATTTCCACCGAATCAACAATATGCGCCGATTAATAAATTATCGGGTGGAGAAAGACGGCGTTTATTCTTACTTCGAGTCTTGATGAGTGCGCCAAATGTTCTGATTCTAGACGAGCCGACAAATGATTTAGATGTGCAAACGTTGGCAGTGTTAGAGGAATATTTGGAGGATTTTAACGGCTGTGTGATTGTGGTGTCGCACGATCGCTATTTTCTCGATCGAACAGTTGATAAAATTTTCGCGCTTGAAGAAGGCGGAAACGTTCGCGAATATCCCGGAAATTATTCGGTCTATCTCGATTACAAGAAAGATGAAGAAGTTGCCGTAGAAAAGCCCGCAGAATCGAAACCTGTGGCAGTGAAATCTGTTTCTAATAAGCCTCGGAAATTATCGTTTAAAGAGAAACGTGAATTAGAAACATTAGAGGTGAAAATTCCTGAATTGGAATCGGAAAAGAGTTCGATCGAGCAAAAGCTCTACCGCAATCCGCCTTCCGGATTTAGTGAAGTTCAGAAACTTTCTGAGCAGTTAGCTAACTTAGAGGAACAGATCGAAACTTCGACGATTCGATGGATGGAACTCTCTGAAATTGATGGATAA
- a CDS encoding HU family DNA-binding protein — MHYNAANHCEDTQMNKGELVDAIASKASVTKKEADAILTAMVDTILETVASGDKVTIVGFGSFEARERQAREGRNPATGAAIQIPATRVPVFAPGKGFKDRVAPEE; from the coding sequence TTGCACTACAATGCAGCGAATCATTGTGAGGACACACAGATGAACAAAGGTGAATTAGTAGACGCGATCGCTTCTAAAGCAAGCGTCACCAAGAAAGAAGCAGACGCTATCCTGACCGCAATGGTCGATACAATTTTGGAAACGGTGGCAAGTGGGGATAAAGTGACGATCGTGGGATTTGGCAGCTTTGAAGCGCGGGAACGTCAAGCCCGTGAAGGTCGTAACCCAGCGACCGGAGCCGCGATCCAAATTCCGGCAACACGAGTGCCCGTGTTTGCGCCCGGAAAAGGATTCAAAGACCGAGTTGCACCAGAAGAGTAA
- a CDS encoding Uma2 family endonuclease, whose translation MFDLKPIIDLTDDQFYQLCQINSDVRFERDAAGKILIMSPAGAIISNRNCEIGSELELWNRQAQLGICFGASTGFGLPNGAVRAPSLTWLKQSRWDALTPEEQEKFPPVAPDFVLELMSSFDSLEETQARLREYMENGVRLGWLIDRKTRRVEVYRSNQPVEVLENPVSLSGEDVLPEFVLNLAIVW comes from the coding sequence ATGTTCGACCTTAAACCGATTATCGATTTGACCGATGACCAGTTCTACCAACTCTGTCAGATCAATTCTGATGTCAGATTTGAGCGCGACGCAGCAGGAAAAATCTTGATTATGTCTCCCGCTGGTGCAATCATTTCAAATCGTAATTGTGAGATTGGCTCAGAGCTTGAACTCTGGAATCGTCAAGCACAATTAGGCATTTGTTTTGGTGCTTCGACTGGCTTTGGACTGCCCAATGGAGCGGTTCGAGCGCCTAGTCTCACTTGGCTCAAACAATCTCGCTGGGATGCTCTGACACCAGAGGAACAAGAAAAATTTCCGCCCGTTGCCCCCGATTTTGTTCTTGAATTGATGTCGTCCTTCGATTCACTCGAAGAAACCCAGGCACGACTGCGAGAGTATATGGAAAATGGTGTTCGGTTGGGATGGTTGATCGATCGTAAAACCCGACGAGTTGAAGTTTATCGATCGAATCAACCCGTAGAAGTCTTAGAAAATCCAGTTTCGCTCTCAGGCGAAGATGTTTTGCCCGAATTTGTGTTGAATTTGGCGATCGTTTGGTAG
- a CDS encoding glycoside hydrolase family 76 protein yields the protein MVVPATCSPGIAAGMAALQMFYNPGTGLWDTTNWWNAANALEATIEYSRITDSRTYRSNIYNTFYQKPRYKNFINPWFRDDDGWWAIAWIRAYDLTSEQKYLDQAKLIFWDMTTGWDNVCSGGLYWHKRELNYKNAITNGLLLSVAAKLNLREPNDKRYLEWAQKIWKWYQQSGMINDDNLVNDGLDSNCRNNGKTIWTYNQGVLIGALVDLYQGTKDPELLKQAEAIADSSITKLARNGILREPCEENNDCGNDGPQFKGIFIRNLADLYRVSPKSTYRAFIERNAESLWANRNEQNQFGLNWAGSIDKADATRQTSAIDALNAAIALSTANTFSPSTSFIQPVASSLSGITQTNEDFIQFNVPVGCSGRYDLSLRYAAPTGANRYVYVNGRSLIDQESFPATGGWDQMRSLKIENVWLNAGENSVSVIFNSSKGSKNPLFLDTLSIDVSRKR from the coding sequence ATGGTTGTACCCGCAACTTGTTCTCCAGGAATTGCCGCAGGTATGGCGGCGTTGCAGATGTTTTACAACCCAGGAACGGGACTCTGGGACACCACAAACTGGTGGAATGCAGCAAATGCACTCGAAGCCACGATCGAATATTCACGCATCACCGATTCACGCACGTATCGCAGCAATATTTACAACACGTTTTACCAAAAGCCGAGATATAAGAATTTCATCAATCCGTGGTTTCGCGATGATGACGGCTGGTGGGCGATCGCTTGGATTCGGGCATATGATCTCACAAGCGAACAGAAGTATCTAGACCAAGCCAAGCTGATCTTCTGGGACATGACCACAGGTTGGGATAATGTTTGCAGTGGGGGTCTGTACTGGCACAAGCGCGAATTAAATTATAAGAATGCAATCACGAATGGATTACTACTATCGGTTGCAGCGAAGTTAAATCTACGTGAACCGAATGATAAACGCTATCTAGAATGGGCGCAAAAGATTTGGAAGTGGTATCAGCAAAGCGGAATGATTAATGATGACAATTTAGTAAATGATGGTTTAGATAGCAATTGTCGCAACAATGGAAAAACAATCTGGACATACAATCAAGGAGTTTTGATTGGTGCTCTGGTGGATTTGTATCAAGGGACAAAAGACCCGGAATTATTGAAACAGGCGGAAGCGATCGCAGATTCATCGATCACAAAACTCGCCCGCAATGGAATTCTCCGCGAACCCTGTGAAGAGAACAACGATTGCGGCAATGATGGACCCCAATTTAAGGGAATTTTTATCCGAAATTTGGCAGATTTATATCGTGTCAGTCCGAAGTCAACCTATCGCGCATTCATCGAAAGAAATGCAGAATCGCTCTGGGCAAATCGGAATGAACAAAATCAATTCGGTTTGAATTGGGCAGGCTCGATCGATAAAGCGGATGCCACTCGACAAACGAGCGCGATCGATGCGTTGAATGCTGCGATCGCGCTTTCCACTGCCAATACATTTTCTCCCTCAACTTCATTCATTCAACCAGTCGCTTCTTCGCTCTCTGGAATTACTCAAACGAATGAGGATTTTATTCAGTTCAACGTTCCAGTTGGATGCTCTGGTCGATATGATCTATCGTTGCGATATGCAGCTCCAACAGGTGCGAATCGGTATGTTTACGTGAATGGGCGGAGTTTAATCGATCAAGAATCGTTTCCGGCGACGGGCGGATGGGATCAGATGCGATCGCTAAAAATCGAAAATGTCTGGCTCAATGCCGGAGAAAATTCGGTTTCTGTGATTTTTAATTCGAGTAAAGGTAGCAAGAATCCTTTATTTCTGGATACTTTATCGATCGATGTTTCTCGCAAAAGATGA
- a CDS encoding GDSL-type esterase/lipase family protein, which yields MNVIKKLGKRLDQFKSLSIYGFELIQERMTDWAQLHRYHQANAELREEVDRVIFFGDSITDCWDLPAYFPNQSYVNRGISGQTTPQMLIRFRPDAIALRPQIVVLLAGTNDIAGNTGRMTIEQIQDNLMSIVELAKYHQIRMILSSILPVSELSSVTRSPKKIQTLNHWIEQYCAANDCIYLNYYSQMVNDRGFLQSHLSDDGLHPNEAGYKIMTPLAEAAIQKAK from the coding sequence ATGAACGTAATTAAAAAGCTTGGAAAACGTTTAGATCAATTCAAATCTTTGAGCATTTACGGATTTGAATTGATTCAAGAGCGAATGACGGATTGGGCACAGTTGCATCGTTATCATCAAGCGAATGCTGAATTGAGAGAAGAAGTCGATCGCGTTATTTTTTTCGGTGATTCGATTACTGATTGTTGGGATTTGCCCGCTTATTTCCCGAATCAATCTTATGTGAATCGTGGCATTTCAGGGCAGACAACTCCTCAAATGCTGATTCGGTTTCGTCCAGATGCGATCGCGCTTCGTCCTCAAATTGTCGTTCTTTTAGCTGGAACGAACGACATCGCAGGCAATACAGGTCGAATGACAATCGAGCAAATCCAGGATAATTTAATGTCGATCGTTGAACTCGCAAAATATCATCAAATCCGCATGATTCTGAGTTCAATTCTTCCAGTTAGTGAATTAAGTTCTGTGACTCGTTCTCCTAAAAAGATTCAAACACTGAATCATTGGATTGAGCAATATTGTGCAGCGAATGACTGTATCTATTTGAATTATTACAGCCAAATGGTGAATGATCGAGGATTTTTACAGTCTCATTTATCCGATGATGGTTTGCATCCGAATGAAGCGGGTTATAAAATCATGACTCCACTCGCAGAAGCCGCAATTCAAAAAGCAAAATGA
- a CDS encoding 50S ribosomal protein L11 methyltransferase, with the protein MIELSLNATEEAIDWIRSLLATVNFIGDLQLEKAELPWAFQVRFYLNDRSKINQIESALSSLYRTGMTTELEMSIVEETKHSSTIHQVGNFVISNGNYQTQPNEIFLNIQESLAFGSGFHPATILSLRLIERHVTPNLEILDLGCGSGILSIAIAKLGAQVYAIDNDAIAVEATRRAVRKNSVNVRVEQASLGKGSELGHWMGGEVGEIQSIEPAENFDIIVANVFARIILDLSQDLTKALRSDGRLILAGFTIEYEAELIETLSEFELIDREQTEDWIALVFRKRAAG; encoded by the coding sequence ATGATCGAACTTAGCTTAAATGCCACCGAGGAAGCGATCGATTGGATTCGCTCTTTGTTGGCGACTGTCAATTTCATAGGCGATCTTCAACTCGAAAAAGCAGAATTACCTTGGGCGTTTCAAGTTCGATTCTATTTAAACGATCGCTCAAAAATCAACCAGATTGAATCTGCATTGTCATCGTTATACCGAACAGGAATGACAACAGAGTTAGAAATGTCGATCGTTGAAGAAACGAAACATTCAAGCACGATTCACCAAGTCGGTAATTTCGTCATTTCAAATGGAAACTATCAAACTCAACCGAATGAGATTTTTCTAAATATTCAAGAAAGTTTGGCATTTGGAAGCGGATTTCATCCAGCAACAATTCTCAGTTTGCGCTTAATTGAACGTCACGTTACGCCAAACTTAGAAATTCTCGATCTCGGTTGTGGCTCTGGAATTTTAAGTATCGCGATCGCAAAATTAGGAGCACAAGTTTACGCGATCGATAATGATGCGATCGCCGTTGAAGCCACTCGAAGGGCAGTTCGTAAAAACTCAGTAAATGTCCGAGTCGAGCAAGCCAGCCTTGGAAAAGGAAGCGAACTCGGTCACTGGATGGGCGGCGAAGTTGGAGAAATTCAATCGATCGAACCTGCTGAAAATTTCGATATCATCGTCGCGAATGTATTCGCTCGAATCATCCTTGATCTGAGCCAAGATTTAACTAAAGCACTTCGATCAGATGGACGATTAATTCTCGCAGGATTCACGATCGAATACGAAGCAGAACTCATCGAAACGCTTTCAGAATTTGAACTGATCGATCGCGAACAAACCGAAGACTGGATCGCACTGGTTTTTAGAAAAAGAGCGGCGGGATAA
- a CDS encoding ABC transporter ATP-binding protein, which translates to MDSAVASRLQLPVFDRSIALQTYELSKTYRTGFWMNKKVGSLNGVSLTVYEGETFGLLGQNGAGKTTLLKTLLGIVRPTSGRATVLGEPLGDRAVKQRIGYLTENPYFYDYLTGWEVLNFTGDLFGIARSQQRKRIPELLDLVGLAQSAAKKKQLRQYSKGMLQRIGLAQALMNDPDLVFLDEPMSGLDPLGRYQMREIILSLKSQGKTIFFNSHVLSDVEKICDRVALLAQGKLIAIGSMQDLLGTAEHYCVTVKGGRPEMLHQWIPNLEFQDGLWTGQLNGQPEDLLGSLRLMNAQLISIELARPSLEEFFVRQLKERGIQSSS; encoded by the coding sequence ATGGATTCTGCTGTTGCATCTCGCCTTCAACTTCCGGTATTCGATCGTTCGATCGCGCTTCAAACTTATGAACTCAGTAAAACCTATCGCACTGGGTTCTGGATGAACAAAAAAGTAGGATCGCTCAATGGTGTCAGTCTCACCGTATACGAGGGCGAAACCTTCGGCTTGCTCGGACAAAACGGAGCCGGAAAAACTACATTGCTCAAAACCTTGCTGGGAATTGTCCGCCCAACTTCTGGACGCGCAACCGTTCTAGGCGAACCGTTGGGCGATCGTGCTGTAAAACAACGAATCGGATATCTGACCGAAAATCCCTATTTTTACGATTACCTTACAGGTTGGGAAGTCCTGAATTTCACCGGAGACCTATTTGGAATAGCGCGATCGCAACAACGTAAGCGCATTCCCGAACTGCTCGATCTAGTCGGTCTTGCTCAGTCCGCTGCGAAGAAAAAACAACTGCGGCAATATTCCAAGGGAATGCTGCAACGAATCGGACTCGCTCAAGCATTGATGAATGATCCGGATCTCGTCTTTCTCGATGAGCCGATGTCAGGGCTTGATCCGCTCGGACGTTACCAAATGCGGGAGATTATCCTATCGCTTAAATCACAGGGCAAAACGATTTTCTTTAATAGTCACGTTCTATCAGATGTGGAAAAAATCTGCGATCGCGTGGCTCTCCTCGCCCAAGGTAAACTAATCGCGATCGGCTCAATGCAAGACCTCCTTGGAACCGCTGAGCATTACTGCGTCACGGTCAAAGGTGGAAGACCAGAGATGCTGCATCAGTGGATTCCGAACTTAGAATTTCAGGACGGACTCTGGACAGGACAGCTTAATGGACAGCCAGAAGATCTGCTGGGAAGTCTGCGATTGATGAATGCTCAACTGATCTCGATCGAGCTTGCCCGTCCATCGCTCGAAGAATTCTTCGTGCGCCAATTGAAAGAGCGCGGCATTCAATCCAGTAGCTGA